A section of the Candidatus Poribacteria bacterium genome encodes:
- a CDS encoding amidohydrolase/deacetylase family metallohydrolase, producing the protein MNYDILLKGGTVIDAAQNLNAMRDVAIAGGTIAAIAQDIPEGAATQTINVKDKFVTPGLVDIHTHVYYGVTTWGIRADGVCLTAGTTTVVDAGSPSWVTFPGFREFIAEPAQTHILTYIHISGIGLVYGPVGEMHDMAYANPGRVAETLQAHPDMTVGVKVRQGKMQVGDNGVEPLKLAIEAAERAETPVMCHIGAGVPLPDILRLLRPGDVITHCFQGNGDNIVDEKGRVIPEAWKARADGIIFDVGHGAGSFHYEIAQRAMEQGFISDVISTDLHTGNINGPVYDLPTVLSKMMHLGLSLADVIEKATFSAAKAIQREEQLGHLKVGTVADVAVFEVLDGEFEFFDTHGTKFIGNKKLKAALTIREGKI; encoded by the coding sequence ATGAATTACGACATTTTGCTAAAAGGTGGCACTGTCATTGATGCCGCACAGAATCTGAATGCAATGCGCGATGTCGCAATTGCTGGGGGCACCATCGCTGCGATTGCGCAGGATATCCCAGAAGGCGCAGCGACACAGACCATCAATGTTAAAGATAAATTCGTGACACCGGGACTCGTTGACATTCATACGCACGTCTATTACGGTGTAACGACATGGGGTATCAGAGCCGACGGCGTTTGCCTAACAGCCGGAACCACCACCGTTGTCGATGCGGGTAGCCCCAGTTGGGTGACGTTTCCCGGCTTCCGTGAATTCATCGCTGAACCCGCGCAGACACACATTCTCACCTATATCCACATCTCCGGGATCGGACTTGTCTACGGACCTGTCGGTGAAATGCACGATATGGCTTATGCCAACCCAGGACGCGTCGCTGAGACCCTACAAGCACATCCGGATATGACCGTCGGCGTCAAGGTGCGTCAGGGTAAAATGCAGGTTGGCGATAACGGCGTTGAACCGCTAAAACTTGCCATTGAAGCCGCCGAACGCGCAGAAACACCCGTCATGTGTCATATCGGTGCCGGCGTGCCACTTCCTGATATTTTGCGGTTACTCCGTCCCGGTGATGTAATTACTCACTGCTTCCAAGGCAACGGTGACAATATTGTTGACGAAAAGGGACGCGTGATTCCCGAAGCGTGGAAGGCTCGCGCCGATGGGATTATCTTTGATGTCGGGCACGGGGCAGGCAGCTTCCATTATGAGATCGCACAACGCGCCATGGAACAAGGTTTCATCTCTGACGTTATCAGCACCGATCTCCATACAGGCAACATCAACGGACCCGTCTACGATTTACCGACTGTCCTGTCAAAGATGATGCACTTGGGACTCTCACTTGCGGACGTAATTGAGAAAGCAACTTTCAGTGCCGCAAAGGCTATCCAGCGTGAGGAACAACTCGGGCATCTGAAAGTTGGAACCGTCGCCGATGTCGCAGTTTTTGAAGTCCTCGACGGTGAATTTGAATTCTTTGACACACACGGTACCAAGTTTATCGGGAATAAAAAATTAAAAGCAGCGTTAACGATACGCGAAGGAAAAATCTAA
- the priA gene encoding primosomal protein N', producing MEAVLQPGTRVLAPFRGTNQEGVVVERLDETDLAPNIVKNISSCLEETPTFSTDLLALTKWMAEYYVCSWGIALFCAVPAAVRTQKEQKVRLLPGAPTPRGKIQKALVALLEAEGELSLNQIARRVGISYQNLRPKITVLQEKGILSLDVTHKPKANTQLTSVATLTLPSTDIEVEIDRLRGEVEGSEDSSGPRSGRRRYVAAAKHAEILQLLLDEGAPLATADLTKRVNTSISLLRTLERRGFLHITRAQAVRNPLSSEPIAATQPLHLNSAQSMALAEIQNRLVPQTMDASVETHPHDGTLQPTSVAFPATERSPTFLLHGVTGSGKTEVYMQAMTEVLRNGKSAIVLVPEISLTPQTASRFVGRFGERVALLHSRLSDGERYDQWHRIQKGEADIVIGPRSAVFAPVKELGMLIIDEEHSDSYKSDIVPRYHAREVAQKRGELANCPVLLGSATPSLESFHRAKNGRYRLLSLPDRVLDRKMPEVHIVDMRTELKKGNRTIFSDVLRSSIEERLDRQEQIILFLNRRGHSTYVFCRTCGYVERCENCSISLTFHFETKRLVCHHCGAKRPTHPTCPQCSSPAIRYFGLGTEAVEQEVQKTFPHARVKRFDADSTARKNAHQQILETFEQQQIDILIGTQMVSKGLDFPNVTLVGVIAADTSLNLPDFRASEQTFSLLTQVAGRSGRAELEGKVILQTYMPEHYCIAAAQKHDYLGFYAQEVEARGALRYPPFSHVGTLLLRGRDEKQVEEAAHAVRDQLQVWLTDQTPTAQLDEKEDDVGETAVEILGPAPAPLSKIEGKFRWHFLLRSNSVERISQLLKHLTDKPPVAIKSNAIEYVIDIDPTNVL from the coding sequence ATGGAGGCAGTCTTACAACCCGGAACCCGGGTATTAGCACCTTTCCGCGGGACAAATCAGGAAGGCGTTGTCGTTGAACGCCTCGATGAAACCGATCTCGCGCCTAACATCGTCAAGAATATTTCCAGCTGTCTGGAGGAAACCCCGACCTTCTCTACTGACCTGCTCGCCCTCACCAAATGGATGGCGGAATATTATGTCTGTTCGTGGGGTATTGCCCTCTTTTGCGCCGTGCCGGCTGCTGTGCGAACGCAGAAAGAACAGAAAGTCCGGCTTTTGCCAGGAGCACCTACCCCGCGAGGAAAGATACAAAAGGCACTCGTCGCACTTTTGGAAGCAGAAGGTGAACTTTCCCTCAATCAAATTGCCCGACGTGTTGGTATAAGCTACCAGAACCTTCGTCCGAAGATTACCGTGCTACAAGAAAAAGGCATCCTTAGCCTTGATGTCACCCACAAACCGAAAGCCAATACGCAGTTAACCTCGGTAGCAACTTTAACTTTACCATCAACAGATATCGAAGTAGAAATTGATCGACTCAGAGGTGAGGTAGAGGGTTCCGAAGATTCATCTGGTCCGCGATCGGGTAGGCGTCGCTACGTTGCCGCCGCAAAGCATGCCGAAATTTTGCAACTCTTACTTGATGAAGGGGCCCCCTTGGCGACAGCTGACCTAACCAAACGGGTAAATACCAGCATCTCTCTGCTCCGCACACTTGAAAGACGGGGTTTTCTTCATATCACACGGGCACAAGCCGTTCGTAATCCTTTGAGTTCCGAACCGATCGCCGCAACACAACCGCTTCATTTGAATTCCGCACAATCGATGGCACTCGCAGAGATTCAAAACAGACTCGTCCCACAGACGATGGACGCGTCGGTAGAGACACATCCTCACGATGGGACGCTCCAGCCGACCTCCGTAGCCTTCCCTGCTACTGAACGTTCGCCTACCTTTCTGCTCCACGGTGTAACGGGGAGCGGAAAAACCGAGGTCTACATGCAAGCGATGACAGAAGTTCTGAGAAACGGGAAATCTGCCATTGTATTGGTGCCCGAAATATCGCTCACACCTCAGACTGCCTCTCGGTTCGTTGGGCGATTCGGGGAACGGGTGGCATTGCTACACAGCCGATTGAGTGATGGAGAACGCTATGATCAGTGGCACCGTATCCAAAAGGGTGAAGCTGACATCGTGATTGGACCGCGTTCTGCTGTCTTTGCCCCGGTGAAAGAACTCGGTATGCTGATTATAGACGAAGAACATTCGGATTCCTATAAGTCGGATATCGTTCCGCGCTACCACGCACGGGAGGTCGCGCAGAAGCGGGGCGAACTCGCCAATTGTCCCGTCCTACTTGGGAGCGCGACACCGTCCCTTGAAAGCTTTCATCGCGCGAAAAATGGGCGGTATCGGCTTCTCAGTTTGCCCGACCGTGTTCTTGATAGAAAAATGCCCGAGGTCCACATCGTTGATATGCGAACTGAATTGAAAAAGGGCAACAGAACGATCTTCTCTGATGTCCTCCGAAGTTCGATTGAAGAACGATTGGACAGGCAAGAGCAAATTATCCTATTTCTCAACAGACGTGGGCATTCCACTTATGTCTTCTGCCGGACGTGCGGTTATGTTGAGCGCTGCGAAAACTGCTCTATTTCATTGACTTTTCACTTTGAGACGAAACGCCTCGTCTGCCATCATTGTGGTGCCAAACGTCCGACACATCCGACCTGTCCGCAGTGTAGCAGTCCTGCTATTCGTTATTTCGGGTTGGGGACAGAGGCGGTCGAACAAGAGGTCCAGAAAACGTTTCCACACGCACGTGTGAAGCGGTTTGATGCCGATTCAACCGCTCGGAAAAATGCACATCAGCAGATTTTGGAGACCTTTGAACAGCAACAGATCGATATTCTGATAGGTACACAGATGGTATCAAAGGGATTAGACTTCCCGAATGTCACACTCGTCGGGGTCATCGCAGCGGATACCAGTTTGAACCTACCTGACTTTCGGGCGAGTGAACAGACGTTTAGCCTGTTGACACAGGTCGCTGGACGTTCCGGACGTGCCGAACTTGAAGGGAAGGTCATCCTTCAAACCTATATGCCCGAGCACTACTGTATTGCCGCCGCACAGAAGCACGACTATCTCGGTTTCTACGCACAAGAGGTAGAAGCCCGCGGCGCGCTACGGTATCCGCCGTTCTCACATGTCGGAACGCTGCTGCTCCGCGGCAGAGACGAAAAACAGGTCGAAGAGGCTGCACACGCTGTTCGAGACCAACTTCAGGTGTGGCTGACAGATCAAACACCTACCGCTCAGTTAGATGAGAAAGAAGACGATGTTGGAGAGACCGCAGTAGAAATCCTCGGTCCCGCGCCAGCACCGCTCTCGAAAATCGAAGGAAAATTTCGGTGGCACTTTTTACTTCGAAGCAACTCCGTTGAAAGAATTAGTCAACTCCTTAAGCACTTGACTGACAAGCCACCCGTCGCCATTAAATCAAATGCTATTGAGTACGTTATAGACATCGATCCAACGAATGTTCTTTAG
- a CDS encoding ribosome recycling factor produces MQQQILQQAESRMKKTIEATATKLSHVQTGRATPALLDQVSVTYYGSKSPLSQVGTITTPEPRLLVIQPWDKTLITEIEKAIAHSDLGLSTSNDGNVIRIQIPELTLERRTELTKVVRKLAEEGKVAIRNIRRDANEAVKKTDGGDGGSGGKSRGRGGDRKRGKASADPVQQLTDKYIDQINELTETKESELLET; encoded by the coding sequence ATGCAACAGCAGATTCTTCAACAGGCGGAGTCCCGGATGAAGAAGACAATCGAAGCAACAGCGACGAAATTGTCACACGTCCAAACAGGGCGTGCTACACCGGCACTCTTAGATCAGGTTAGCGTTACTTATTACGGCAGCAAAAGTCCCCTGAGTCAGGTCGGCACGATTACTACCCCTGAACCGCGGCTGCTCGTCATTCAACCCTGGGACAAAACGCTAATTACAGAAATTGAGAAAGCGATCGCACACTCAGATTTGGGACTCTCAACGAGTAATGACGGAAACGTTATCCGAATCCAAATCCCCGAACTCACATTGGAACGCAGGACCGAGCTAACAAAGGTCGTACGCAAGCTTGCCGAAGAGGGTAAGGTCGCAATTCGGAATATCCGACGTGACGCCAATGAAGCCGTTAAAAAAACCGACGGTGGTGATGGGGGTAGCGGCGGTAAAAGCAGAGGGCGGGGTGGCGATAGAAAGCGTGGAAAAGCGAGCGCGGATCCCGTTCAGCAGCTTACCGATAAGTACATCGACCAGATTAACGAACTGACGGAGACGAAAGAATCCGAATTATTAGAAACTTGA
- a CDS encoding 1-deoxy-D-xylulose-5-phosphate reductoisomerase, which translates to MKHIAILGSTGSIGKNTLSVVETHADEFKVVGLAANRDIDTLEQQIRQYRPALAALNEPTAAAQLRERIRDINCTQVLAGTEGLQAVATMPQASQVLDGMGGSAGLLPTLAAINAGKDIAFVNKEVMVMAGSLVNAAVQKNGVNLIPIDGEMSAIFQCLEGARDQQADIHRLLITASGGPFREAPKETLYSVTPQQALQHPNWKMGQKITIDSATMMNKGLEVIEAKWLFDIELSKIDIVVHPESIVHSMVEWTDGSTLAQLGPTDMRIMIQYALTYPRRLSTPVPRLDLMEARTLHFEPVDFEKFPCLSLAYTAAEVGGTLPVVLSSADEVVVEAFLDTCIGFMDIPAILERVMDKHEVIPNPTLADILEVDRWTKSTARSIIKK; encoded by the coding sequence ATGAAGCATATCGCCATACTTGGTAGCACCGGTTCTATTGGGAAGAATACCCTCAGCGTTGTCGAAACGCATGCTGACGAATTTAAGGTAGTCGGTCTCGCAGCGAACCGGGATATCGACACCCTTGAGCAACAGATTCGACAGTATCGTCCCGCGTTGGCAGCTCTAAATGAACCGACAGCCGCAGCACAACTCCGAGAACGGATTCGAGATATCAACTGCACACAAGTCCTCGCTGGCACCGAGGGGCTTCAAGCCGTAGCAACGATGCCGCAAGCGTCCCAAGTCTTGGATGGAATGGGCGGAAGTGCTGGCTTGCTACCAACTTTGGCAGCGATTAACGCCGGGAAAGACATCGCCTTCGTTAATAAAGAGGTTATGGTGATGGCGGGATCGCTTGTGAATGCAGCCGTTCAAAAAAACGGTGTTAACTTAATACCGATAGATGGCGAAATGAGTGCCATCTTCCAATGCTTAGAGGGTGCGCGCGATCAACAGGCGGATATCCATCGACTCCTGATTACCGCGTCAGGGGGACCGTTCCGAGAGGCACCCAAAGAGACACTCTATTCCGTCACGCCGCAGCAAGCACTCCAGCACCCGAACTGGAAAATGGGACAGAAAATCACAATCGACTCCGCGACGATGATGAACAAAGGGCTGGAGGTCATTGAGGCGAAATGGTTGTTCGATATAGAACTCTCGAAGATTGACATCGTCGTCCACCCAGAGAGTATTGTCCATTCTATGGTGGAATGGACAGATGGGTCCACGCTCGCACAACTGGGACCCACAGATATGCGTATTATGATTCAATACGCTTTAACCTATCCCCGGAGACTCTCAACACCTGTGCCACGTTTGGATCTGATGGAGGCACGCACACTACACTTTGAACCGGTTGACTTTGAGAAATTTCCATGCCTATCCCTGGCGTATACCGCCGCAGAAGTCGGTGGCACACTCCCTGTCGTACTCAGTAGCGCAGATGAGGTGGTCGTGGAAGCTTTTCTTGATACATGCATCGGATTTATGGATATTCCCGCGATCCTCGAGCGCGTGATGGATAAGCATGAAGTGATCCCTAATCCAACGCTTGCCGATATTCTTGAGGTTGACCGCTGGACAAAATCAACAGCACGTTCAATAATAAAAAAATAA
- a CDS encoding uracil-DNA glycosylase gives MDRDNLRKEYVELIASAREHVEEQLQLGFIESELSEPERESPYANLDLPALATDAASCTKCRLHETRNSVVFGVGNPDTNLMFIGEAPGADEDRQGEPFVGRAGQLLTQIIEAGMKLKREDVYIANVLKCRPPGNRNPNPDEVETCSPYLVRQIELIQPKVIVALGSFAAQMLLGTKIGITKLRGEFQPCNVPGLRVLPHKKPPAVMPTYHPAYLLRNPSGKRDVWEDVKKVLAFLEE, from the coding sequence ATGGATAGAGACAATCTCAGAAAAGAATATGTAGAACTTATTGCAAGTGCGAGGGAACACGTGGAAGAACAACTTCAACTCGGTTTCATAGAATCAGAACTCAGCGAACCTGAGCGGGAATCGCCTTATGCGAATCTTGATCTACCCGCGCTGGCTACAGACGCCGCAAGTTGCACCAAATGTCGGCTGCACGAAACACGGAACAGTGTGGTTTTTGGTGTCGGAAACCCGGACACTAACCTCATGTTTATCGGTGAAGCACCGGGAGCTGATGAAGATCGGCAGGGGGAACCTTTTGTCGGTAGAGCCGGTCAATTGCTCACACAAATCATTGAGGCAGGCATGAAACTCAAGCGCGAAGACGTCTATATCGCCAATGTGCTTAAGTGTCGTCCCCCCGGCAACAGAAACCCTAACCCCGATGAGGTCGAAACCTGCAGCCCGTATTTGGTGCGTCAAATAGAACTCATTCAACCGAAGGTGATTGTGGCACTTGGGAGTTTCGCCGCCCAAATGTTGCTTGGAACAAAAATCGGTATCACAAAACTTCGCGGGGAGTTCCAGCCGTGTAATGTACCAGGATTACGCGTCCTGCCACATAAAAAACCACCAGCGGTCATGCCGACGTATCACCCAGCATATCTGCTCAGAAACCCGAGTGGTAAACGTGATGTGTGGGAAGATGTTAAAAAGGTGCTCGCGTTTTTAGAAGAATAG
- the rpsB gene encoding 30S ribosomal protein S2, whose amino-acid sequence MKELLECGVHFGHQTRRWNPKMAEYIFAERNGIYIIDLQKTLRMLETAAHFVEEIAAKGGGILFVGTKRQSQEAVRSEAVRSGMYHVNHRWLGGMLTNFQTIRRSVNRLDKLDADETNGLFDQMPKKEVMRLRREKGKLDSNLSGVREMKRLPEVVVVTDTRKEHTAIAEANKLGIPIIAIVDTNCDPDPIDLPVPGNDDAIRSIRLICSVLADAVISGRGDALEGAEVATETEQSEAPVAQVDAILEVERHEEESVAILEEAQLSAEPEAIGDGEQRQARAPRQRRRGRPPRRPSQ is encoded by the coding sequence ATGAAAGAACTCCTTGAATGTGGAGTTCACTTCGGACATCAAACCCGTCGTTGGAATCCGAAGATGGCAGAGTACATCTTCGCCGAACGAAACGGGATTTATATTATCGATTTGCAAAAGACGCTACGAATGCTCGAAACCGCCGCTCATTTCGTTGAGGAGATCGCCGCAAAGGGCGGTGGCATATTATTTGTCGGCACGAAACGGCAATCCCAAGAAGCCGTGCGAAGTGAGGCGGTTCGAAGTGGTATGTACCACGTCAATCATCGGTGGCTCGGGGGTATGCTGACGAATTTTCAAACCATCCGTCGGAGTGTCAACCGGTTGGATAAACTCGATGCAGATGAAACCAATGGACTTTTCGATCAGATGCCGAAAAAAGAGGTAATGCGTCTGCGACGTGAGAAAGGCAAACTCGACAGCAATCTCAGTGGTGTCAGAGAGATGAAAAGGCTCCCTGAAGTCGTCGTTGTTACCGACACGCGGAAAGAACATACGGCTATCGCAGAGGCAAACAAACTCGGCATTCCCATCATCGCTATCGTTGATACCAACTGCGATCCCGATCCGATTGATTTGCCGGTTCCGGGGAACGATGACGCTATCCGTTCGATTCGTCTTATTTGCTCCGTCTTAGCCGATGCAGTCATCAGTGGCAGAGGAGACGCGTTAGAAGGCGCAGAGGTCGCAACGGAAACAGAACAGTCCGAAGCGCCTGTGGCGCAAGTGGATGCTATACTTGAAGTGGAAAGGCATGAGGAAGAAAGTGTCGCGATTCTCGAAGAAGCGCAACTGTCGGCAGAGCCGGAGGCGATCGGCGATGGCGAACAGCGTCAGGCACGGGCGCCGCGTCAACGACGCAGAGGAAGACCACCGCGGCGACCGTCTCAATAA
- a CDS encoding PDZ domain-containing protein: MEFFVDLISSTIPYIKTAFLAIIPLGFIIFIHELGHFYAAKRCGIKVNTFSLGFGPKLIGFQRGETDYRISLLPFGGYVQMEGESPTEQTGAPGEFSSASIGSRAFVVAAGPAVNLLFGVLVYWLVFATGINTDSARLIGGLTGLPLGEKEAIQIGWVADDGPGAVGGLMPGDTIVSVNRDPIGHWATFQTRVFTSANKPLDLVVERDGERKFLSVIPDAEPSVRGDIGIIRVSSRAETVVSDIEEGSLAAQIGIQVGDQIESINGKKLHNVPYFGYGVWHASQDWRNEKYQALYQSINENRKVLTLGIRRGDETLTLQLPVRWQVKASIQDDSIAQNAGIRDGDVLMTLNGASVDNATLYSELKTLETGQPVEIGLMRDGNLKNVTLVTETQNLETDTKGVRFGLAWQTSLSGMEFAPKTAPLPDYDFFAAFGKGVEATWLTFTTVGKTLQQLVGGEVSPKHLAGPIGIANATSRMFDRVGLSSVLFFIGFISINLCIVNLLPIPIADGGQLLFFAVEKIRGRPMPRRAQEIVQQVCIVLLIALFLYITWFDGMSLIHDLRN; encoded by the coding sequence ATGGAATTCTTCGTTGACCTGATTAGCTCCACAATTCCGTACATAAAAACGGCGTTTCTCGCCATTATTCCTCTCGGATTTATTATTTTTATTCATGAACTCGGTCATTTTTATGCCGCGAAACGGTGTGGTATTAAAGTAAATACCTTCTCACTCGGATTCGGTCCGAAACTCATCGGATTTCAGCGCGGTGAAACAGATTATAGAATCTCACTCTTGCCATTTGGCGGCTATGTTCAAATGGAAGGAGAGAGTCCAACTGAACAAACCGGCGCACCCGGTGAATTCTCAAGTGCATCGATCGGCAGTCGAGCGTTTGTTGTCGCCGCAGGTCCCGCAGTGAATCTGTTGTTCGGTGTGTTGGTATACTGGCTCGTCTTTGCTACCGGAATTAACACGGATTCCGCTCGGTTAATCGGTGGGTTAACAGGCTTACCCCTCGGTGAAAAAGAGGCAATTCAGATCGGTTGGGTCGCTGATGATGGACCCGGCGCCGTGGGTGGGCTTATGCCGGGTGATACAATCGTTTCCGTCAATAGAGATCCAATTGGCCACTGGGCGACGTTCCAAACACGGGTTTTCACGAGCGCAAACAAACCGCTTGATCTCGTTGTCGAGCGAGATGGTGAACGCAAATTCCTTTCTGTGATACCCGATGCTGAGCCGAGTGTCAGAGGAGATATAGGTATCATTCGAGTGAGCAGTAGAGCCGAAACGGTCGTCAGCGACATTGAAGAAGGAAGTCTCGCCGCACAAATAGGGATCCAAGTCGGCGACCAGATCGAGAGTATCAACGGTAAGAAACTCCACAACGTTCCGTATTTTGGGTATGGCGTCTGGCACGCTTCCCAAGACTGGCGTAATGAGAAATATCAGGCACTTTATCAAAGTATTAACGAAAACCGAAAAGTGTTGACGCTCGGTATTCGCCGCGGCGATGAGACGCTCACACTTCAACTGCCGGTACGCTGGCAAGTGAAAGCGAGTATTCAAGACGATAGCATCGCACAAAACGCTGGAATCCGAGATGGGGACGTGCTTATGACGCTTAACGGAGCGTCAGTAGATAACGCAACGCTCTATTCTGAACTCAAGACACTGGAAACCGGTCAACCCGTCGAAATCGGTTTGATGCGCGATGGAAATCTGAAAAACGTAACGCTCGTCACAGAGACGCAAAACTTAGAGACTGACACCAAGGGAGTACGCTTCGGATTGGCGTGGCAGACCTCCCTCAGTGGAATGGAATTTGCCCCAAAAACAGCACCTTTACCGGATTATGACTTCTTCGCAGCGTTCGGGAAAGGCGTTGAAGCAACATGGTTAACCTTTACAACTGTTGGTAAAACCTTGCAACAGTTGGTAGGTGGTGAGGTATCGCCGAAGCACCTCGCAGGTCCAATCGGTATCGCGAACGCCACGAGCCGTATGTTTGACCGGGTCGGATTGAGTAGTGTCCTCTTTTTCATTGGATTCATTAGCATCAATCTTTGCATCGTCAACCTGCTGCCGATTCCGATTGCTGACGGAGGACAGTTGCTGTTCTTCGCCGTTGAGAAGATCCGCGGCAGACCCATGCCCCGGAGAGCACAAGAGATTGTTCAACAGGTTTGTATCGTTCTTCTGATTGCACTCTTCTTGTACATCACTTGGTTCGACGGTATGTCCCTGATTCACGATCTACGGAATTAA
- a CDS encoding phosphatidate cytidylyltransferase, with the protein MFWRRALSVVVLAPLVLLIVYKGDWLYLILVSVAVVMMQVEYCRLAQHFTEKLNPVMPALLSGVFCFVAYFLPELTQTTSASTVIFSYFTFVFIYIFAESIFRAKVAGELLAVTLKLTGILTIGWALGYHLILLRNSDPIGRQLIFLLAGIIWCSDTGAYLVGRAFGKHKLGTPVSPRKTIEGTIGGLVVGTLTSFLLNALLLKETLSWEHAVFLGLLLSVLGQLGDLSASLMKRTAGVKDSGQVIPGHGGFIDRCDSLIFSTPVLYYYLALTGHF; encoded by the coding sequence ATGTTTTGGCGGCGCGCCTTGAGTGTGGTTGTGCTGGCACCGTTAGTCCTCCTAATTGTTTATAAAGGGGATTGGCTCTATCTCATACTTGTATCTGTCGCCGTGGTGATGATGCAAGTTGAGTACTGTCGTTTAGCACAGCACTTCACGGAAAAATTGAATCCGGTGATGCCGGCACTCTTGTCAGGTGTATTCTGTTTCGTCGCGTATTTTTTGCCTGAACTTACACAGACAACGTCTGCCTCAACCGTCATATTCAGTTACTTTACCTTCGTGTTCATTTATATTTTCGCAGAAAGTATTTTTCGGGCGAAGGTCGCCGGTGAATTGCTCGCTGTCACACTCAAACTCACCGGTATTTTAACGATCGGTTGGGCATTAGGCTACCATCTTATCTTACTCCGAAACTCGGATCCGATCGGGCGGCAACTGATTTTCCTATTGGCTGGAATCATTTGGTGTAGCGATACCGGGGCGTATCTCGTTGGGAGAGCGTTCGGTAAACACAAACTTGGCACGCCGGTCAGTCCACGAAAGACAATCGAGGGAACGATTGGTGGATTGGTCGTCGGCACTTTGACGAGTTTCTTGCTAAATGCACTCCTTCTCAAAGAAACACTCTCTTGGGAGCACGCTGTCTTTCTTGGACTGCTACTCAGCGTCTTGGGACAACTCGGAGATCTCAGTGCCTCTTTGATGAAGCGAACTGCCGGTGTTAAGGACTCCGGACAGGTTATCCCTGGACACGGTGGATTTATTGATAGGTGCGACAGCCTAATTTTCAGCACACCTGTGCTCTATTATTATCTGGCATTGACGGGACACTTTTGA
- the tsf gene encoding translation elongation factor Ts, producing MAITAKLVSDLRSRTGAGIMDCKKALTETNGNIDEAIQKLREQGLKASEVKGGRATEEGLIVSYIHPGSRVGTLVEINCETDFVARTEQFQTLGKEIAMQVAAAKPKYIKSEDVPAEDLETEKAILKAQAEQEGKPPHIAERIVEGRISKYYTETCLLQQPYIRDSDKTVETLVKDAIAQLGENIVVKRFVLYVLGQ from the coding sequence ATGGCAATTACAGCAAAGCTTGTTAGCGACCTCCGTTCACGCACGGGGGCAGGGATTATGGACTGCAAAAAGGCGCTAACAGAAACGAACGGAAATATTGACGAAGCGATTCAGAAACTACGGGAGCAGGGATTGAAAGCTTCCGAAGTCAAAGGCGGTAGAGCGACAGAAGAAGGATTGATCGTTTCCTACATCCATCCCGGCAGCCGTGTTGGTACGTTAGTCGAAATCAATTGCGAAACCGATTTCGTCGCACGAACAGAGCAATTCCAAACATTGGGAAAAGAGATCGCTATGCAGGTCGCAGCCGCAAAACCGAAATACATTAAATCGGAAGATGTACCGGCTGAAGATCTTGAAACAGAGAAAGCGATTCTGAAAGCACAAGCTGAGCAGGAGGGTAAACCCCCACATATCGCTGAGCGGATTGTTGAAGGACGCATCTCTAAATATTACACAGAGACCTGTCTCCTACAGCAGCCTTATATCCGAGATTCAGACAAGACCGTCGAGACCCTCGTAAAGGACGCAATCGCTCAATTAGGTGAGAACATCGTCGTCAAACGTTTTGTGCTCTATGTACTTGGACAGTAA